The Streptomyces virginiae genome includes a region encoding these proteins:
- a CDS encoding DUF4241 domain-containing protein, with the protein MKWVGDARLAAGPEATWYLETAFTPGAHLGTVYDDPTTPIVVTSVEEVTTIRVPSGRLVVDAPWDDDDTWRYERGLPTGPPRELAVRIPPGVYRVEIAWTAGPYEFFGEHFDGVECAATRLRVSDAAVVGWEMGLGVGEDVDRLPPGEHPRFGADHNVGCFADAGAWTTLSAPFRTIVDGRWEPRDIGQLPDGCERISDESQQADLVTFTALSGGVVWLGRTETGDVASIVVTSGMAYAKA; encoded by the coding sequence ATGAAGTGGGTAGGGGACGCGCGGCTGGCAGCCGGGCCTGAAGCCACCTGGTACTTGGAGACGGCTTTCACGCCCGGTGCTCACCTGGGGACGGTGTACGACGATCCGACAACACCCATCGTCGTGACGAGCGTCGAGGAGGTGACGACCATCCGTGTACCCAGCGGCCGCCTTGTGGTGGATGCACCGTGGGACGATGACGACACCTGGAGATATGAGCGTGGGTTGCCGACGGGGCCCCCGCGGGAGCTGGCGGTGCGCATTCCCCCGGGCGTCTACCGAGTGGAGATCGCGTGGACGGCGGGCCCGTACGAGTTCTTCGGCGAACACTTCGATGGCGTCGAGTGCGCGGCGACCCGGTTGCGCGTCAGTGACGCTGCTGTGGTCGGGTGGGAGATGGGCCTGGGTGTCGGTGAGGACGTCGACCGGCTTCCGCCGGGCGAGCATCCCCGGTTCGGCGCTGACCACAATGTTGGATGCTTCGCCGACGCCGGCGCATGGACGACGTTGTCCGCGCCGTTTCGCACCATTGTGGATGGCCGTTGGGAGCCGCGTGACATCGGACAGCTGCCGGACGGCTGCGAGCGGATCAGCGACGAGTCACAACAAGCCGATCTGGTTACGTTCACGGCACTGTCAGGCGGCGTTGTCTGGTTGGGGCGGACCGAGACCGGCGACGTGGCCTCGATCGTCGTCACCAGTGGCATGGCCTACGCCAAAGCATGA
- a CDS encoding helix-turn-helix transcriptional regulator: MNEEEERLYRTLLRRESRQPSPGTQEPDPDAHASSEEPSLERLVVLGLATRNSQGAFRPVPPPRAVDALIDGRLRRLREDLETEAAQHSVIESLFRERWTAEPAPRASSDDDQMIMQLHGIEAVREAIDRLTFFARTEVLTTEPVGVISEESIAVSRPINMRLLRRGVRLRMTMGSAILQDDATLAYMRDLVQHGAEVRVSQHPIERMIIVDRSAALTPIDPTRTALGALLVREHGLVATLVTLFERMWAAAEELPSEDADMPSPIERKILTMLREADKDETAARRLGVSVRTYRKHLALIMRRLGAANRVEAALLAHEKGWLN; this comes from the coding sequence GTGAACGAGGAAGAGGAGCGGTTGTACCGCACTCTCCTGCGCCGCGAATCGCGCCAGCCGTCGCCCGGCACCCAGGAGCCGGATCCGGACGCGCACGCATCGTCCGAGGAGCCGAGCCTGGAGAGGCTGGTGGTACTGGGGCTCGCCACCCGGAACTCCCAGGGCGCGTTCCGCCCCGTCCCTCCGCCCCGGGCCGTGGACGCCCTGATCGACGGCCGCCTGCGCCGCCTGCGGGAAGACCTGGAGACCGAGGCGGCGCAGCACTCGGTGATCGAGTCCTTGTTCAGGGAGCGCTGGACGGCCGAACCGGCACCGCGCGCGAGCAGCGACGACGATCAGATGATCATGCAGCTGCACGGGATCGAGGCGGTCCGCGAAGCCATCGACCGACTGACCTTCTTCGCCCGCACCGAGGTTCTCACCACGGAACCGGTGGGTGTCATCTCCGAAGAATCGATCGCCGTCTCACGCCCCATCAACATGCGGCTGCTGCGCCGTGGCGTGCGCCTTCGCATGACCATGGGTTCGGCCATCCTGCAGGACGACGCCACGCTCGCCTACATGCGCGACCTGGTCCAGCACGGAGCCGAGGTACGGGTCTCCCAGCATCCGATCGAGCGCATGATCATCGTCGACCGATCGGCCGCACTGACCCCCATCGACCCCACCCGCACCGCTCTGGGGGCACTCCTCGTACGCGAACACGGCCTGGTCGCCACCCTGGTCACACTCTTCGAACGCATGTGGGCGGCGGCGGAGGAACTCCCCAGCGAGGACGCCGACATGCCCTCCCCCATCGAACGCAAGATCCTCACCATGCTCAGGGAAGCCGACAAGGACGAAACCGCGGCACGCCGTCTCGGGGTATCGGTACGCACCTACCGCAAACACCTAGCCCTCATCATGCGCCGCCTCGGCGCCGCCAACCGGGTGGAAGCGGCACTCCTCGCACACGAAAAGGGCTGGCTCAACTAG
- a CDS encoding LLM class flavin-dependent oxidoreductase, whose translation MTDYSVLLPCVPRRLEQALPFAGLVRWTEAVRLWQGQAMVMEPHQTFTGLAGAGFRVPTGFGVTLMPLRHPYEAALQARSVALATGEPVIAGFGPGAKAFQENILGAPYEKPLQVARQYVTAVRRLLDGETVVMDGPHLRFRGQLAPVAAPRVDVGLGVLRPAMARLAGEVADVVITWLTPPGYLRDVILPAVAEGAERAGRTSLPRIVAMVPTGLEKEERAGDEPERLAVAGNAAHMGAPHYLDMLGRAGVDVGSGRIEDVARGVVETGAFAGGDLPQVVKALRAYEEVGVDEIVLNTTAVHKLFGARESLADLSEILRSVTAPR comes from the coding sequence ATGACCGACTACTCCGTGCTTCTTCCGTGCGTCCCGCGCCGCCTGGAGCAGGCCCTTCCCTTCGCCGGACTGGTCCGGTGGACCGAGGCGGTGCGCCTGTGGCAGGGGCAGGCCATGGTGATGGAGCCCCACCAGACCTTCACCGGCCTGGCCGGAGCGGGGTTCCGGGTCCCGACCGGCTTCGGCGTCACGCTGATGCCCCTGCGCCACCCCTACGAAGCCGCCCTGCAGGCGCGGTCCGTGGCGCTGGCCACCGGGGAACCGGTGATCGCGGGATTCGGCCCGGGAGCCAAGGCCTTCCAGGAGAACATCCTGGGAGCGCCGTACGAGAAGCCGCTCCAGGTGGCACGCCAGTACGTGACGGCGGTACGCCGCCTGCTCGACGGCGAGACGGTCGTCATGGACGGTCCGCACCTGAGGTTCCGGGGACAGCTGGCCCCGGTCGCCGCGCCCAGGGTCGATGTGGGTCTGGGTGTGCTGCGGCCGGCGATGGCCCGGCTGGCGGGCGAGGTGGCGGACGTCGTGATCACGTGGCTGACACCGCCCGGATACCTGCGGGACGTCATCCTGCCCGCAGTGGCCGAAGGCGCCGAACGGGCCGGGCGGACGTCACTGCCCCGCATCGTGGCCATGGTGCCGACGGGGCTGGAGAAGGAGGAACGGGCGGGCGACGAGCCCGAACGGCTCGCCGTGGCCGGCAACGCGGCGCACATGGGCGCCCCGCACTACCTGGACATGCTCGGCCGGGCGGGTGTGGACGTCGGCTCCGGGCGGATCGAGGACGTGGCGCGCGGTGTCGTGGAGACCGGTGCGTTCGCGGGAGGCGATCTGCCGCAGGTGGTCAAGGCCCTGCGGGCCTACGAAGAGGTGGGGGTGGACGAGATCGTCCTGAACACCACCGCCGTTCACAAGCTGTTCGGTGCCCGGGAGTCACTCGCGGACCTCTCGGAGATCCTGCGGTCCGTCACGGCACCGCGCTGA
- the mpaB gene encoding daptide biosynthesis RiPP recognition protein, translating to MDTTDRGRLKQHLISWATASPLAEPVGSGGVGTLVLADPAHIPAVISAGLVGPRTLLLAPGDATGVLAPAVGYDGSLAEAGDEFSNGQDFFLQTHAYAASPFMTVFGPTVVRVFDQSDFEAFLADADRALVEGVFPEFLITSSVVLADPAALTGAHAPADGPALRLYVDRDGQVSTSPTGAVLGTVHDSLDTLTERFARTGPGAAALEVAVPAEAREAALLARPFLPRYLEAVAALCSLMARGVTGLRVSGFGSRLTPGLAAAGADLADPTLPLVVYGDQDAYVVVGSRLFSVERQTAQALECLLATSGETGDLVTADQLDQLAELADRHDLALPVPVRVAAAAR from the coding sequence ATGGACACGACAGATCGTGGACGTCTGAAGCAGCACCTCATCTCCTGGGCCACCGCCTCCCCGCTCGCCGAGCCCGTCGGCTCCGGCGGCGTCGGCACCCTCGTCCTGGCCGATCCGGCGCACATCCCCGCCGTCATATCCGCCGGTCTCGTGGGCCCCCGCACGCTTCTTCTGGCACCCGGCGACGCGACCGGCGTCCTCGCCCCCGCCGTCGGCTACGACGGCAGCCTCGCGGAGGCCGGCGACGAGTTCTCCAACGGGCAGGACTTCTTCCTGCAGACCCATGCCTACGCCGCCAGCCCCTTCATGACCGTCTTCGGTCCGACCGTCGTGCGTGTCTTCGACCAGAGTGACTTCGAGGCCTTCCTCGCCGACGCCGACCGGGCGCTCGTCGAGGGCGTCTTCCCCGAGTTCCTCATCACCTCCTCGGTGGTGCTGGCCGACCCGGCCGCACTGACCGGTGCCCACGCCCCTGCGGACGGGCCCGCCCTGCGCCTCTACGTCGACCGCGACGGGCAGGTGTCCACCAGCCCCACCGGAGCGGTGCTCGGCACGGTTCACGACAGCCTGGACACCCTCACCGAGCGCTTCGCCCGGACCGGACCCGGCGCCGCCGCGCTGGAGGTGGCCGTGCCCGCCGAGGCACGGGAAGCGGCCCTGCTCGCCCGCCCCTTCCTGCCGCGCTACCTCGAAGCCGTCGCCGCGCTGTGCAGCCTCATGGCACGCGGGGTCACCGGTCTGCGGGTCTCCGGCTTCGGCTCCCGGCTGACCCCCGGACTCGCCGCGGCCGGCGCCGACCTGGCGGACCCCACCCTGCCGCTCGTGGTGTACGGGGACCAGGACGCGTACGTCGTCGTCGGCAGCCGCCTGTTCTCCGTCGAACGGCAGACCGCACAGGCCCTGGAGTGCCTGCTCGCGACGTCCGGAGAAACGGGCGACCTCGTCACCGCCGACCAGCTGGACCAGTTGGCCGAACTGGCCGACCGGCACGACCTGGCGCTGCCTGTACCGGTGCGCGTTGCGGCGGCCGCGCGATGA
- the mpaM gene encoding daptide-type RiPP biosynthesis methyltransferase — protein sequence MSNATSTVGTTLAARRIAELGDRARVCGLYDALGAPMYHDLATYDDPETRALLTAVRAAPGPVLDLAAGSGRFTLPLLATGREVTALDLSTDMLALLRTGLDRAPASMRGRCTVVQGDMSRFALGRTFPHVLLGTTSLSLLDEDGRAGLYRSVLAHLSDGGRFLLTVLERGDDGGPDETFVQVTGAGGTVYELYEHWPAGADSRAVTLLPAEPPQDDSPVTVCTDRVAVIDLPRLEEELAASGLRITSRQLLSPPGERHRVTLLTTEASR from the coding sequence ATGAGCAACGCGACCTCCACGGTGGGGACCACCCTCGCCGCACGCCGCATCGCGGAACTCGGCGACAGGGCACGCGTCTGCGGTCTGTACGACGCCCTCGGCGCCCCGATGTACCACGACCTCGCCACCTACGACGACCCCGAGACCCGGGCCCTGCTGACCGCCGTGCGTGCGGCGCCCGGCCCCGTGCTCGACCTCGCGGCCGGCTCGGGACGCTTCACCCTGCCGCTGCTCGCCACCGGCCGGGAAGTCACCGCCCTGGACCTGTCCACCGACATGCTGGCGCTGCTGCGGACCGGGCTGGACCGCGCCCCGGCCTCGATGCGGGGCCGCTGCACCGTGGTGCAGGGCGACATGTCGCGCTTCGCACTCGGCCGGACCTTCCCGCACGTCCTGCTCGGCACCACCTCCCTCTCGCTCCTCGACGAGGACGGCCGCGCGGGCCTGTACCGCAGCGTCCTGGCGCACCTGTCCGACGGCGGCCGGTTCCTCCTGACCGTCCTGGAGCGGGGCGACGACGGCGGCCCCGACGAGACGTTCGTCCAGGTCACCGGAGCCGGCGGCACCGTCTACGAGCTCTACGAGCACTGGCCCGCCGGCGCCGACAGTCGAGCCGTCACCCTGCTTCCCGCCGAACCGCCGCAGGACGACAGCCCCGTCACGGTCTGCACGGACCGGGTGGCCGTCATCGACCTGCCCCGCCTGGAGGAGGAGCTCGCCGCGTCCGGCCTGCGCATCACCTCCCGCCAGCTCCTCTCCCCGCCCGGCGAGCGTCACCGCGTGACACTCCTGACCACGGAAGCCTCCCGATGA
- the mpaD gene encoding daptide-type RiPP biosynthesis aminotransferase has protein sequence MTALWPYLIPPSSHGDDSICAVGATGHRVTFADGRTVLDADSGVWNVNIGYGNQRIAAAIAEAAEHASYLGAFRFENSYARRAAEDLLRVCGPDHYSRVLFSTGGGVANDAVMKLARIYHAVEGRPGRNLVVSLRGSFHGLTFGGFALTGEDLGQRVYGVDQRLIRHVTPNDTAELGRLMAALGNQVAAVIVEPVLGTGTLPLEESYIGELGRLRDEYGFLLVADEVATGFGRTGTYFASESWEGRPDVLVTSKGLTNGASPAAALVISHRVTDALVEHDTMFAHAETQGANAIACAAISATIAEMERLDAVTAGRNVAAWLQQGLSELVERHPLATRATGVGCFRTLHLVHPDGRPLAGTDVADLITRIRQAGAIVHPGPSGIQLVPSLTYSRDEVAELMTCIEEGLAGLSAPVASLAARS, from the coding sequence ATGACCGCGCTCTGGCCCTACCTCATCCCGCCGTCCAGCCACGGCGACGACAGCATCTGCGCCGTCGGCGCGACCGGGCACCGCGTCACCTTCGCGGACGGCCGTACCGTCCTCGACGCCGACAGCGGCGTCTGGAACGTGAACATCGGCTACGGCAACCAGCGCATCGCCGCGGCCATCGCCGAAGCCGCCGAACACGCCTCCTACCTCGGGGCCTTCCGCTTCGAGAACAGCTACGCCCGGCGCGCCGCCGAGGACCTCCTGCGGGTCTGCGGACCCGACCACTACTCCCGGGTCCTCTTCTCCACCGGCGGCGGCGTCGCCAACGACGCCGTCATGAAGCTGGCGCGGATCTACCACGCCGTAGAGGGCCGGCCCGGACGGAACCTGGTCGTCTCCCTCCGCGGAAGCTTCCACGGACTGACCTTCGGCGGCTTCGCCCTGACCGGCGAGGACCTGGGACAGCGGGTCTACGGGGTGGACCAGCGGCTGATCCGCCACGTCACCCCCAACGACACGGCCGAACTCGGCCGCCTGATGGCCGCGCTCGGCAACCAGGTCGCCGCGGTCATCGTGGAACCCGTCCTGGGAACCGGCACCCTCCCGCTCGAGGAGTCGTACATCGGCGAACTGGGCCGCCTGCGCGACGAGTACGGCTTCCTCCTGGTCGCCGACGAGGTCGCCACCGGCTTCGGCCGCACCGGAACCTACTTCGCCTCCGAGAGCTGGGAGGGTCGGCCCGACGTGCTCGTCACGTCCAAGGGCCTGACCAACGGAGCGTCCCCCGCCGCCGCCCTGGTGATCTCCCACCGGGTGACCGACGCGCTCGTCGAGCACGACACGATGTTCGCCCACGCCGAGACCCAGGGCGCGAACGCCATCGCCTGCGCCGCCATCAGCGCCACGATCGCCGAGATGGAACGCCTCGACGCGGTGACCGCGGGCCGCAACGTCGCCGCCTGGCTCCAGCAGGGGCTCTCGGAACTGGTGGAGCGGCACCCGCTCGCCACCCGTGCCACCGGCGTCGGCTGCTTCCGCACCCTGCACCTGGTCCACCCCGACGGCCGCCCCCTGGCCGGCACGGACGTCGCCGATCTCATCACCCGGATCCGGCAAGCGGGCGCCATCGTCCACCCCGGCCCCTCCGGCATCCAGCTCGTGCCCTCCCTGACGTACAGCCGTGACGAGGTCGCCGAACTCATGACCTGCATCGAAGAGGGCCTCGCCGGCCTGTCGGCGCCGGTGGCCTCCCTGGCCGCGAGGAGCTGA
- the mpaC gene encoding daptide-type RiPP biosynthesis dehydogenase, with the protein MPATLDTYDRIPELLRDLSPTGVTVLADPAVAAHAVTRKVHAEVERAGFTPTLALTPAAGGMPAVAAFASRLSPGELVVGVGGGSTLDFAKLSAAVGRRPELLRYLTSRQRSGLVALPLTWGEHAEVLAVPTTLGTGSEAGPVACFPHEDGKRIAMGECLRPRAALWVPEATETLPGHLVLDGVLEAIFRTVIPYSSDTLDLPEQDAAVEELAGRLLTDGDELARYIGAGSPAPAPGRLRVARLSAESQRGTINIGRSPYAVKCWALANELSTTLGLAKMRAVCALWPVVWRRALQGDTRFGSAERIHRLWEQLRRQAPWLAPTPDEGLEQLMLRWGIDHTVHLPPQLRHRIALRSVRAWGAGLPTLAGLSADDVVALLAEATEPTPTRAGSPEPLSAA; encoded by the coding sequence ATGCCCGCCACCCTCGACACCTACGACCGGATCCCGGAGCTGCTGCGGGATCTGAGCCCCACCGGCGTCACCGTCCTGGCCGACCCGGCCGTGGCCGCCCACGCCGTCACCCGGAAGGTCCATGCCGAGGTCGAACGCGCCGGGTTCACGCCCACCCTCGCGCTCACCCCGGCGGCAGGAGGGATGCCGGCCGTCGCGGCCTTCGCCTCCCGGCTCTCGCCCGGTGAGCTGGTCGTCGGCGTCGGCGGGGGCAGCACCCTCGACTTCGCGAAGCTCTCGGCCGCCGTCGGCCGCCGCCCCGAACTCCTGCGCTACCTGACCTCCCGCCAGCGCAGCGGACTCGTCGCCCTCCCGCTCACATGGGGGGAGCACGCCGAAGTCCTCGCCGTCCCCACCACCCTGGGCACCGGCAGCGAGGCCGGACCGGTCGCCTGCTTCCCGCACGAGGACGGCAAACGCATCGCGATGGGGGAGTGCCTGCGCCCCCGTGCCGCCCTCTGGGTACCCGAGGCCACCGAGACCCTCCCGGGACACCTCGTCCTGGACGGCGTCCTCGAAGCGATCTTCAGGACGGTCATCCCGTACAGCAGCGACACCCTCGACCTTCCCGAACAGGACGCCGCCGTCGAAGAACTGGCGGGCCGACTGCTCACGGACGGCGACGAACTGGCCCGGTACATCGGTGCCGGCTCGCCCGCCCCCGCACCGGGCCGGCTGCGGGTCGCCCGGCTCAGCGCCGAAAGCCAGCGCGGCACCATCAACATCGGCCGCAGCCCCTACGCGGTGAAGTGCTGGGCCCTCGCCAACGAGCTCTCCACCACCCTGGGCCTGGCCAAGATGCGCGCGGTCTGCGCCCTGTGGCCGGTCGTGTGGCGCCGCGCCCTGCAGGGAGACACACGCTTCGGCAGCGCCGAGCGCATCCACCGGCTGTGGGAGCAGCTGCGCCGGCAGGCCCCCTGGCTCGCGCCGACGCCCGACGAAGGCCTCGAACAGCTGATGCTGCGCTGGGGCATCGACCACACCGTGCACCTGCCCCCGCAGCTCCGCCACCGGATCGCCCTGCGCAGCGTGCGCGCCTGGGGCGCCGGACTTCCCACCCTCGCCGGGTTGAGCGCCGACGACGTCGTCGCGCTCCTCGCCGAGGCCACCGAGCCCACCCCCACCAGGGCGGGCTCCCCCGAACCCCTCTCGGCGGCCTGA
- a CDS encoding daptide-type RiPP — protein sequence MAKNNLVEQELQELGTELEMQELEPVQAPGWATSVGVSVGISIVSVAWSLT from the coding sequence ATGGCGAAGAACAACCTGGTCGAGCAGGAGCTGCAGGAGCTCGGCACCGAGCTGGAGATGCAGGAGCTGGAGCCCGTGCAGGCCCCGGGCTGGGCCACCAGCGTCGGCGTCAGCGTCGGCATCTCGATCGTCTCCGTCGCCTGGAGCCTCACCTAA
- a CDS encoding daptide-type RiPP, producing MNENLGTVENAELVELEMQELEALEAPGWGTFSVAFSTGVSVGVSITLT from the coding sequence ATGAACGAGAACCTGGGCACCGTCGAGAACGCCGAGCTCGTCGAGCTCGAGATGCAGGAGCTGGAAGCCCTGGAGGCCCCGGGCTGGGGCACCTTCAGCGTCGCCTTCTCCACCGGCGTCTCGGTCGGCGTCTCGATCACGCTGACCTGA
- a CDS encoding daptide-type RiPP produces the protein MNENLDTFEKPELVELEMQELEALEAPGWGTWSVAFSTGVSVGVSVAVSLT, from the coding sequence ATGAACGAGAACCTGGACACCTTCGAGAAGCCCGAGCTCGTCGAGCTGGAGATGCAGGAGCTGGAAGCCCTGGAGGCCCCGGGCTGGGGCACCTGGAGCGTCGCGTTCTCCACCGGCGTCTCGGTGGGCGTCTCGGTCGCGGTCTCCCTGACCTGA
- a CDS encoding daptide-type RiPP: MAENLGTFENAELVELEMQELETLEAPGFWTGVSIGTAISASVATSITLT, encoded by the coding sequence ATGGCTGAGAACCTGGGCACCTTCGAGAACGCCGAGCTCGTCGAGCTGGAGATGCAGGAACTGGAGACCCTGGAGGCCCCCGGCTTCTGGACCGGCGTCTCCATCGGCACGGCCATCAGCGCCTCCGTCGCCACCTCCATCACCCTCACCTGA
- the mpaP gene encoding daptide biosynthesis intramembrane metalloprotease, whose product MSAVMSPPPPTIPAHACRPRLAPSAEVHSPADGQGGDWVLQHGARYVRITEHVADLVRELDGERDHEALAARLGGVWSADRVSSAITRLDSLKMLDDGETPAPKVAPRFQIVPPMTLQLTVLRPGRTMQAMRPVFARLFSRGVVAAGMLCVLLGVAALVAQRDAVTVTLNSPLSAVSFAGVLLALLVGVSIHELGHAAVLIRYGGRPSRIGVMLFYLMPAFFCDVSDAWRLPDRKQRVHTALAGPAVQTSLAAISALVAWPLAAGTAKTCLLFFAVTSYGTALLNLTPFIKLDGYIALMSHVDVPYLRDRAMADARRTLARILFGGTYKRELPTRWTVAYGFACLAFPVYFLSTALQTWLGTLQRVGWVGLFLAASGLMYIVWMLIRGALRLSAEVKAAGVGRARVAAVCTVLAAAACAALFLPTQQTVAAAYVTDASGVRLVLPQGSSAELVRPGQQVTLKTNGLVLHDTVATARVGSAPAAETEVPVSTYFPVGLGSAVGMDSTAFPLDLDRNPAPATGTAEVELGSVPLWKSLHRTYVLPFLPF is encoded by the coding sequence GTGAGCGCTGTCATGAGTCCCCCGCCACCCACCATCCCGGCCCACGCGTGCCGGCCCCGCCTCGCCCCGAGCGCCGAGGTCCACTCGCCCGCCGACGGACAGGGCGGCGACTGGGTCCTCCAGCACGGCGCCCGCTACGTACGGATCACCGAGCACGTCGCGGACCTGGTCCGGGAGCTCGACGGGGAACGCGACCACGAGGCCCTCGCCGCCCGGCTGGGCGGAGTCTGGAGCGCCGATCGGGTCAGCAGCGCGATCACGCGGCTCGACTCCCTCAAGATGCTCGACGACGGCGAGACCCCGGCGCCCAAGGTCGCCCCCCGCTTCCAGATCGTCCCCCCGATGACCCTCCAGCTCACGGTGCTGCGGCCGGGGCGCACGATGCAGGCCATGCGCCCGGTGTTCGCCCGTCTCTTCTCCCGGGGAGTGGTGGCGGCCGGGATGCTGTGCGTTCTGCTCGGCGTCGCCGCGCTCGTCGCGCAGCGGGACGCGGTCACGGTGACGCTGAACAGCCCGCTCTCCGCGGTCTCGTTCGCCGGAGTGCTCCTCGCGCTGCTGGTCGGCGTCTCGATCCACGAGCTGGGCCACGCCGCCGTCCTCATCCGTTACGGGGGCCGTCCCTCGCGCATCGGCGTCATGCTCTTCTACCTGATGCCGGCGTTCTTCTGCGACGTCTCGGACGCCTGGCGGCTCCCGGACCGCAAGCAGCGCGTCCACACGGCCCTCGCCGGGCCCGCCGTGCAGACCTCCCTGGCGGCCATCTCCGCCCTCGTGGCCTGGCCGCTCGCGGCCGGCACCGCCAAGACCTGCCTGCTCTTCTTCGCCGTCACCAGCTACGGAACGGCCCTGCTGAACCTGACGCCGTTCATCAAGCTCGACGGCTACATCGCCCTGATGAGCCACGTGGACGTCCCCTACCTGCGCGACCGCGCCATGGCCGACGCCCGCCGGACGCTCGCCCGGATCCTGTTCGGCGGCACCTACAAGCGCGAACTGCCCACCCGGTGGACCGTCGCGTACGGCTTCGCCTGCCTCGCCTTCCCCGTGTACTTCCTGAGCACCGCCCTCCAGACCTGGCTCGGCACACTCCAGCGGGTCGGCTGGGTCGGACTCTTCCTGGCCGCCTCCGGCCTCATGTACATCGTGTGGATGCTGATCCGCGGCGCCCTGCGGCTCTCCGCCGAGGTGAAGGCCGCCGGCGTCGGCCGGGCCCGGGTCGCAGCCGTCTGCACGGTACTGGCCGCCGCCGCATGCGCCGCGCTGTTCCTGCCGACCCAGCAGACGGTGGCCGCGGCCTACGTCACCGACGCCTCCGGTGTCCGGCTCGTCCTGCCGCAGGGCTCCTCGGCCGAGCTGGTACGTCCCGGACAGCAGGTGACGCTGAAGACGAACGGCCTGGTGCTCCACGACACCGTCGCCACCGCCCGGGTCGGCTCCGCGCCGGCCGCCGAGACCGAGGTCCCGGTGTCCACCTACTTCCCCGTCGGTCTGGGAAGCGCCGTGGGCATGGACTCGACCGCCTTCCCGCTGGACCTCGACCGCAACCCGGCGCCGGCCACCGGCACCGCCGAGGTCGAGCTGGGCAGCGTGCCCCTGTGGAAGTCCCTCCACCGCACCTACGTGCTTCCGTTCCTGCCCTTCTGA